In the Silene latifolia isolate original U9 population chromosome 1, ASM4854445v1, whole genome shotgun sequence genome, ACCGCGACTGGTCCCTTCCTCCACGACAATGAGTCCTATAGGCGCCTCGTTGGGCGTCTTGTCTATCTCTCTGTCACCCGCCCCGATGTGACTTATGCGGTTCATATCCTATCTCGTTTCCTCCATCAACCTCGACAAGAGCATATGGAAGCAGCCCTACGAGTTGTTCGCTATCTTAAGGGCAGCCCGGGACAAGGTATTCTTTTGCGCGCCGATAGTACCATTTCTCTTACAAGCTAGTGCGATTCTGATTGGAGTGGTTGTCCATCCACTCGCAGGTCCGTGACAGGTTGGCTAATTTTTCTGGGTGATTCACCTGTCTCGTGGAAAACGAAACAACAAACTACTGTTTCCCTTTCATCCGCCGAAGCCGAATATCGCTCTATGGCAAATACTCTCTGCGAATTGAAATGGTTGCAGGGTCTTTTGCTTGATTTGGGTGTCTCGGTCCCTTTGCCTATTACAATGTTCAGTGATAGTAAATCTGCTATCGACCTCGCTCACAATCCCGTGTTTCATGAGCGGACAAAGCATATAGAAATTGACTGTCACTTTGTCCGCGATGCTATTCTCAGTGGTTTAATCGCTGTGTCTCATGTATCGACAACGGCTCAATTGGCCGATATCTTCACTAAAGCGTTGGGAGCTCCTCATTTTCAGCCTCTTCTTCGCAAGCTGGGCATTCTTGATCTCCATGCTCCAGCTTGAGGGGGGTATTAGGAATATCGTATATCGAATATTATACGATATTCCATAAGTCAAAGATTTTATATTCGGTTGTTATTTCCTGCGATATTTTAGCGATTACGTTCACATGTCTATTGTAACTATATGGAGTATGTAAATTGAGATTGTTATCAAAGTTCAACATagcaattaacaaaataaatcctAACTAGTTTGTCGAAGGTTTGGCATTGCGAAAGAGTCCAAGGCTTTTTTTAGCAGTTCCTCTGTCTCATTATCGTGTCTCATCTTGTGTCTTATTGTGTTAATATTCTGACACCTCATCTTCAGATAATATTTACATACTTAGTTTTAATATTTATTGCTTATATGTCAAATAAAGAGATAGTGGAATACAAGATGAGACACGAAAATGGAACAGAGGATCCGGACTGTTGGTATAATGTCATACTCTTTTAAGTTGTTTGCAACTTCTATATCGAATATATTGTCATGGTTTCCCCAAATTAGATGTATAGGCTGCAACGACAAAAAAATAATGTGATATTAATCCACGAAAAAAAAGGGTGTAAAGTAATAAAGGATAGCGGAAAgattagaagaaaaaaaaagtgtgatATTTAAGGGGAAAGGTGTTAAATCATACTCTGTTTACTCTGTATAAGTAAATGGGTAGGAGCAATAATATATTCAACTTCGCAGTTAGCTTTGTAAGAAATTACAAATAGAAAAGAGTTCAGCATAGCAATTAACAAAACAtataatttgatttttttttcataaaacgaAGGATACACATCCGTCcatattttttttaatgaaaaacTAGTATATTGATTAAGATtttgtttaaaatatttatgaTAAAATTCGATAATTGGATTCCAGTAAGGTGTAATTTTTAAATCAGGACTTATAATTATTCTATAAATTTACCATGTGCTCATCCAATTTTATGCTAAGTTGCATTCGTGAATAAGAAATGATGGTTTGTGTGTTTATATATGGTTTATATGACAGGTTAGTGAGGGTTGACAGTGCTCGTGTAGAAGGAACGAAGGATAAATGAGGGTTGATGGCGTTCATATAGTAGGATAGATGATGTTGGGGTTGAGTTGGTTAGGCAACTTTTGCTTCAAACCAGCTGAAGAAAACAAGATTGAGTAAAAGATACTTTTACAAAATGGAAGTTTTGATTAGACACTAAAATTTGGGAGAGatggtctctcactaagttattgagagaccaatctttcgtacccttttatttgtatttcgtacctcTTTTATTGTTGATCGTAACATAGTAAATTCGtatctatttacataataaatgtacccattttatcattaatcatgatttgtacctattttattacctttagtaccactttttcttaaaattgtacaatggtctctcaataaagcttattaagagaccgtctctcaggagacctactcttGAATTCAATAAAGAAAGCCTATTTTTTTTACATCTACATGGGTGAAGAGTAGTTGTGTTAACACAGTGACAGAGTTAGTTCGTGGTTGGCCTTGCATTCCATAGATATCCATCTCAAATATCAATTCTCAGAACCACCATATCATAGTTTTTAACATGGCGTTAACATATAACCTAACGTTAACCTGAAAAATTGTTGGAAAATTGTGATGGGTTGTCGTTGCTGTTTATGATCTTTATATGTAAAAGAGCACAATTAAATAATACAGAGTAGTTTATATGAACCAAATAAATGGATTTTATTGCTCCACCCTTTGATAATCTTTTTTTAGACCATTAAAAAGAAagctctaataataataatattgactTCTTTTCAAACTTTATCAATGTAATATAAGACACCTTAAAATTTAATGCGAAATGTATTACTCCGTATAAAAGATCTCCCCAAGGAAAATTTTTGCTACAGTAAAATTGAAAACTGTTTTACTATCTTTGCTACAATAATGTTGTAAGAATAAAATTTTAAATGCTTTTATATGtgcccgtgcaactttgcacgggttttGTGTTAATCTAGTTATAATCATATTTCATTCTTTACATAACTATGTTTAAATCAAAGGTATGCATATAAGATGAATAGATGGTGGTGTAATAAAGACATGATCTCAGAATAGAAAAATTAAGGAGAGGATTATGAGAAGGCCAATTAGTAAACCACCAACAATTAAGATCCACTCATAACCCGGAGATACAAATGAGGAAGCAGCATCAACATTATTGTTACGATCATCTTGACATGCTTCCAAATTTCCGATCGTTCTATCTTGAATCTTTCCTAAACGTCCTCCGTCTACTAACTTTAATATTCCCGTTGAGACATCTTCTAGTACATCAGATCCTTTTGCAAAAGCCTGCATTTTGCAAAATTAGATTTAAAACCGATAaggttcattctttccattttagAGAGTCTCTCAATAAGATTCACATTTTAATTTTTGTGCATTATAAGGGGGTGAACCTTATTAAAAGACCGGGGCCAAGAGTACTTTGTACTCCGTATCAATTAAAAAGTACTTTCTCTGTCCCAATTACCCGTGCACCTTTAATAATCTTCATGAGATTTCATAAAAATATGCCTAAATCGTCTAAGACTTTGCAAAGTTATACTAATACTTAAGCTAAGACGTTATATTGTTTTGTGAAAAGGGAGCGACAAGAGCAAATGTGAATATGTGATGCTGACGGGGTTTAAACCCAGGTTATAAGCTAAGTACCGGCACTCATGACTGTACCAACTAAGGAATCTAATTAGCTAACATCTACATGAACTGCGAACTAGTACAATTTAACTAAGAGGAAATAAGTTAAGGTTAActgagaaagagagagagagacacaTACGAAGCCGAATCCGGTAGCATGAAGATTTGTAGTAGGAACCATGGTAAAATTATCACAATATTTAGCTTGTAGAAGCTTGAGATGAGGAGCATTTGCAACAATGGCATCGACACCGCCTTTCAAAGTTCCTTTGGATAACATCTCCACCATTTCTCCTTCGGATTTAAGGCTTATTAATTTCGACTTGGAAAAACCCTTTAGAAGCAATAAGTTGTAGATGAAGGACCCTTCTCTATAACCAACATTTGAGCCTTTCCTAATTAGTTGAGTTAGGTTCTCAATTGTGCCATTATTCCTACGTTGGTATGTATTTGATGATGTTTGGCTTATTACATAACATGATATTAGGGCAAGCAATATCAAGAAGAATGTTGTTATCAATAGCCTTATTTGTAGTAAAGATCTCAATGTTTTATCTCCTGCAAAATAACATTATGATTGATCAGTAGCGTAACCAGGATTTGCTGTTAATTAGGGGGCAAAAAATTTTAGCGGGGACAAACAATGTCATATACAGAATGAAAAAAGTTCGAAAATTCAACTAAAAATTCTGAAATTTTATTTTTCCAGCGAATGCAAGCACCCCTGCTATAAGAGTATTCAAAATTAAAACGAATTCAAGATGGCGGTAAATATATAGAGGATTTACTTACCCGGCATGGCATCATTTCGTCCAAAACATCTTGTACATGTACTAATTGctccaacaacaacgacaatgaaGCCTAAGACAAATGTTGTGATTAAGAATGCAGAAGTAATTCCTCTCAAAGAATATCCAACATCTTTGGTGATTGGTTGGTTTATGGGAACCAACATTGTTATCGATGAATCCATAAATGGCATTGTAAAATCTACCCACCGTGTCCGATAATACAGGATGGATATGTCGCCTACTGCACCATCGTACTCCTAGCCAAAAAAATAGCATACGAAACATGAATTATAAATGAATCAAGAGAAAATCGcgataaaatgaaatgaaagtgAGTACACAAGAACAATATTAGTGTAAACCGACCTTAGCCAAGACGGCTTGGAGCATGTCATCGAAAGAGCCCTTCATAGTTCCATCGACCTTTTGAAAGGGCacaaattcaaaaggaattgGAGAAGTAAGGGAAGTATTCATGACTTCTTTAAATACTTCAATAGCAAAACCACTATAATCGTTTTCCCCGGTCACTAAATTCCGATTAATGTCTACAAAATCACTAAACTCTCGAACCGGGATTGCAATCTTTAACTTTGATCTTGTACTTGTTACATTGCCTTGACTCCATGCAGACTTTGATATCAACCCTAATATTGAAATTAATATTTGGACTATAATTTCTCTCTTCATTTTTGAAGGTTTaaattttgttgagggaatgaagagAAATAATGGTTGGTTATTTGGTTTGATTTATACagacataaaacataaaaacaagcAACTCAATTAATAGTTAGTGATTGGATTCTTTGGAGTATTAATGGTAACACAACatgaaataaaataaacttgTTCGTTTAATGGATCCAATGTCCGTTGAATTTCTTATTTTGGATTGACTTCCCAAGTTGTCACTACTTTGTGTATGTATTAGAGTCGCCTTTGTTGGACTTcaaagtaaaaaaataaaaataaacaaaaaataagGCTTGTTCTTTCTGGTTCATTTCAGTTTAGCTTAGCTCAACTCTTTTCAgtttatttcagttcagttcaatttagctcaactcttacttaaacgATATTCAGTTTAGCTCAACTTCATTCGGCTTAGTTCAGTTCAGTGTAGTTCGGTTTATTTTAGTCGAAAAGAATAGGGCAAGTCCCTTAGCTTTATTTGCACCTGGCAAAACTATAAGGATATTTGCGATACCCCGGAGGCCCGGATCTGTCGCACACTGCCAAATATTCGTCGTTTAAGAAACATAGGTAAATTATGTCACCATTTGTATTACAACTAATCGTATAGATTTGAGCTTCATAATAAAATATTTGCGCTTAAGTATAAAGTTTATCACTTTGATAGTAAAGTTTATAGTTCATTACATAAATACTGAGCTAAAAAAATTATACCAAAacttaaaaacaaaacaaataagtTCAATTAAATTTTAGTTTTAATGTCAAAAAATTAAGATATAATCAAATCTttttagaaaattcaaaaaacaatACACCTAAactcaatcaatactatatattaaatccagaaaccaagggactttaatgtaattaaagaaagttatacaaattaattatactatatagttttaaatcaatagcaccgtgtgatggacacgattgagggatctcaatgcaaatattatatagtttggtttaaattaaattatatagaagcttgataagtttcctaaacatttgtaagagactaaaacatggtcaatttccttaaaataaaataattaattaagatggacaatttccttaaaataaaataattaattaagatggttaatttcaaggagactaaaaagaagaagatgcttggtaattttcctaaatatttataaaatactaaaagatggtcaatttccttaaaataaaataattaattagtataaatatgcacacttatggtattaattattattatcacaaaattatatattaagcttaaaatttatgtaattttattaaactttataatttattagatgtatagatatgttaattatttaacataaaaaaatataataagtaggttataatcctcttaaaattgaatgcctaagtagtaaaagtaatttcgtcagtaaagtaaagaattgtagtaacattggagatagttatatgatagtaatcactcatttgaatagtaaaagtaacaatattatcaacgagattagtgaaagtggtagaagcAACAAccggagtagtgaaataatcaatattaacgCGGCAATTGTGACAATAACAATaactacggcgggagtagtgaaagtaaaaatgattacgggcaagtaatgAAATGTTATTACCATAGAAAAATTTATCATAGAAAAATTTATTTAATGATAATTTAATCGTAATTAAAAACAATGAttacgggagtagtgaatttgtctcaaattttatttaatcgtaattttaggatatatcatagaaaaatatattaatgataaataaaTTTACGGATTatgcaattttaagtaattttatttaatgaataaaaaaaattaatggtaagtataggtagcccgggcgaagcgggcaccaatactagttatatTTTATATGAACGTACATGCTCTTATACAACATGTAGTTTAATCCAGGGGCGGAACCAGGAATGGATTCCATCTAGAGCTAGATTTATAGACAATTGAAAGTTTGAAACGTATTGTTTAAGGAAAAATTCAAATCGTTGGCAGATCCTCACGTATGAGTTTCTGTGCCCTAGGACATTCGAAAAGTGAattttttttgtgtattttgtctAACTTATagactaaataaaataaattatacaTTTTACGCAAAAATTGCTTAATGTTTGATTGCAACTACATAGATAGAACATTAGGGATTCGCTACTGAGCATATGTTATACCACGATAATAACAATGAGCAGTAATActtgtgtgagacggtctcacacGGTAAGAAGGACACATTATATAAAAAGATAACTCATTTATTAGCACTAAATgaacatttttttttataaaaatggagTCTTATTCTAAAATTTGTAATTCATGTGTAAAATTGTCCCATAAAATTAGAGTTTTGTAAGACAAATAAATAATTTTGGTGAAGAATGGATATTGAAAATAAGGGAGTGAGGCTTTCATCAATTGGAATATGAGTATATGAGAATGACTGgtatttaaaaaagaaaaaaacaaccAAAACTTTGTCGAACCCGCGCACCCTTGAATGGTAACTTACCCAACTACCAACTGTGCTACACTTTGTTTATGAATTGAatgttgtagacacctcgtttctgcacccctcgcaaaccacccggtgatgattgggccgcatgtttgattcgcggaacgattagtgacagttcgtaagattatcgtcaagtgattgctcaaatattaaatgtcaacctcttagttgtcatctacgtgccgatacggtcgttttggcagtaattagagtacattcggagtccgggtcaaaaaccgtctccatttcacGATAGTTGTTAAATCCGAGTcgagaatgttcggaatgttccggatatttctattccatatttatcaaattttatcttttggcaaacaatatcccgtaatattcaaaagataatcgaattaaatccgtcctaccataacttaaacacggaaatctttcttaagcaggaggaaacctcatGGGAATAGACGCAcggccagtctttgcgcctcttccaagagacgatggctcgctgcgcctcttcccaggcccttctttgcatgatttacgtatctttttttatatctttccgagattcacttccaaagagtctccgaaaccctattccttcacgtgattagtataaataggagctttcgttcctcatatttctcacgcgagtgtccgcccttctcttctccctttgcattctagacttcgttcttactaattggcgcctacgtgcttggacttccgaccacgtaagctcggatctttccgggtaccagcctctccgttgcatgaccgaccaatttgaccactacactcaatcaatctaattaatcaacttgttaaatcgttttcctcttaagagggcactctttccttgcattcgcgtcgagcatcactaatcgatcttcttagttcttctcgttccgtcaacatgtaagtctgagggtgtaatctctccttttatttattgcacttttatttattgtattttaattattgtataacaattgtaaggtttatgtcgaaagtacctcattaaaaccgatttctaaaaccatctttaaaacctttttgcggatttccggtgagacggacgtcgagaaaagacgcagcaatcgcgcgcctcttcgaaggagcgcagcactgctgcgcctcttcgtgaggctgccgcattctcg is a window encoding:
- the LOC141587770 gene encoding glutamate receptor 2.3-like — translated: MKREIIVQILISILGLISKSAWSQGNVTSTRSKLKIAIPVREFSDFVDINRNLVTGENDYSGFAIEVFKEVMNTSLTSPIPFEFVPFQKVDGTMKGSFDDMLQAVLAKEYDGAVGDISILYYRTRWVDFTMPFMDSSITMLVPINQPITKDVGYSLRGITSAFLITTFVLGFIVVVVGAISTCTRCFGRNDAMPGDKTLRSLLQIRLLITTFFLILLALISCYVISQTSSNTYQRRNNGTIENLTQLIRKGSNVGYREGSFIYNLLLLKGFSKSKLISLKSEGEMVEMLSKGTLKGGVDAIVANAPHLKLLQAKYCDNFTMVPTTNLHATGFGFAFAKGSDVLEDVSTGILKLVDGGRLGKIQDRTIGNLEACQDDRNNNVDAASSFVSPGYEWILIVGGLLIGLLIILSLIFLF